The proteins below are encoded in one region of Lactuca sativa cultivar Salinas chromosome 3, Lsat_Salinas_v11, whole genome shotgun sequence:
- the LOC111920917 gene encoding cysteine-rich receptor-like protein kinase 43 has translation MTKSKNFFHNIIKPFGSSSTKESQEEDLSKLAAQDQKVFTFQTLVSATKNFHPDRKLGQGGFGPVFKGKLNDGVEIAVKKLSHTSNQGKKEFVNEAKLLARVQHRNVVSLLGYCVSPEKLLVYEYVPNESLDKLLFKSSTTRDVLDWKRRYDIICGVARGLLYLHEDAHDCIIHRDIKASNILLDEKWVPKIADFGMAKLYPEDQTHVHTRVAGTNGYMAPEYVMKGNLSVKADVYSFGVVVLELISSQKNFTFNLDPDCVNLLDWAYKMYKKGKGLEILEARLASSADPDQVATCIKIGLLCIQYDHHLRPTMSRVVLMLSRKPTTLDEPTQPGYLGSRHRRSHEPGTFSSSEGTSGGSNSTTTAATTTATGTATSSARATSSSDHRHRHRGSTSTGPVSDPYGKRPVDNNRFFTR, from the exons ATGACCAAATCCAAGAACTTCTTCCACAACATCATCAAACCCTTCGGTTCCAGCTCTACGAAAG AAAGCCAAGAAGAAGATTTGTCAAAGCTCGCTGCTCAAGATCAAAAAGTTTTCACTTTCCAAACCCTAGTTTCTGCAACAAAAAATTTCCACCCTGATAGGAAGCTTGGTCAAGGGGGTTTTGGCCCTGTTTTCAAG GGAAAACTCAATGATGGAGTGGAAATCGCTGTGAAGAAGCTATCACATACCTCAAATCAAGGGAAAAAAGAATTTGTAAATGAGGCCAAATTATTGGCACGTGTACAACACCGTAATGTTGTGAGCTTATTAGGGTATTGTGTGTCCCCCGAGAAGCTTTTAGTATACGAATACGTACCTAATGAAAGCTTAGACAAGCTTCTTTTCA AATCATCTACAACGCGTGATGTATTGGATTGGAAGCGTAGATACGACATAATTTGTGGTGTAGCACGTGGCTTACTTTATCTTCATGAAGATGCACATGATTGCATTATTCATAGAGATATAAAAGCtagtaatattttattagatgaAAAATGGGTACCCAAGATTGCTGATTTTGGTATGGCTAAACTTTATCCTGAAGATCAAACTCATGTACACACTCGTGTAGCGGGTACCAA TGGATATATGGCACCCGAGTATGTCATGAAAGGTAATCTATCGGTCAAGGCAGACGTGTATAGCTTTGGTGTGGTGGTTCTTGAGCTCATTAGCAGTCAAAAGAACTTTACTTTCAACCTTGATCCCGATTGCGTAAATCTTCTTGATTGG GCATACAAGATGTACAAGAAGGGAAAAGGGCTTGAAATTTTGGAGGCAAGATTGGCTTCTTCAGCTGATCCTGATCAAGTAGCTACTTgcataaagattggattattATGCATCCAATATGATCACCATCTACGGCCCACAATGAGCCGTGTGGTGCTGATGCTTTCCCGAAAGCCAACCACACTCGATGAACCAACCCAACCCGGGTACCTGGGCTCGAGACACAGGCGGTCTCATGAGCCCGGTACATTTTCTTCTTCAGAAGGGACTTCCGGCGGGTCCAACTCCACCACCACtgccgccaccaccaccgccaccggaACTGCTACTTCATCTGCCCGTGCAACTTCAAGTTCCGATCATCGGCATAGGCATCGTGGGTCAACTTCCACGGGTCCAGTATCGGACCCTTATGGGAAACGGCCCGTAGATAATAATAGGTTTTTTACTAGATAA